The Leptolyngbya subtilissima AS-A7 genome includes a region encoding these proteins:
- a CDS encoding cation diffusion facilitator family transporter, with the protein MVCSVHPTSPFACRCGLDAVDRQRLGLFLSVVLGFAVVEWLVGSQSHSLALQSDAGHMLTDVGAIALALSASWLTRLTLARPRPGQPRLEAIAALVNGLGLLAMAGLISLEAWQHLSAPPVALVSGPMLGTALVGLGINGFGVWLLHGQGDESLNRRGAFLHVVADLVSSVGVIVGALCMALFHWFWVDGALSLAIALLIGSSALPLIYQSWGHLRGNRGNASLDLSALGFLEAGRTDLSAHILGSSSSSAPLVTALGNKPGVLATKLHHNGF; encoded by the coding sequence ATGGTTTGTTCGGTTCACCCAACGTCGCCGTTTGCCTGTCGCTGTGGTCTGGATGCTGTCGATCGCCAACGGTTGGGCCTATTCCTTAGCGTAGTGCTGGGGTTTGCGGTGGTGGAATGGCTGGTGGGCAGTCAGAGCCACAGCCTGGCACTTCAGTCAGACGCGGGGCACATGCTAACGGATGTGGGGGCGATCGCCCTGGCGCTGTCGGCGAGCTGGCTGACCCGGCTGACGCTGGCCCGCCCTCGACCGGGGCAGCCGCGCCTGGAAGCGATCGCGGCTTTGGTAAATGGGCTGGGGCTGCTGGCCATGGCGGGGTTGATCTCTCTAGAGGCCTGGCAGCACCTAAGTGCGCCACCTGTGGCCTTGGTCAGCGGGCCAATGCTAGGAACGGCTCTGGTGGGCTTGGGCATTAACGGATTTGGGGTTTGGCTGCTGCACGGCCAGGGCGATGAGTCGCTGAACCGGCGCGGGGCGTTTTTGCATGTGGTGGCCGACCTGGTGAGCTCGGTGGGGGTAATCGTGGGGGCGCTGTGTATGGCGCTGTTCCACTGGTTTTGGGTGGATGGGGCCTTGAGTTTGGCGATCGCCTTGCTAATTGGCAGTAGTGCCCTGCCGCTGATCTACCAAAGCTGGGGCCACCTGAGGGGCAATAGGGGCAATGCTAGCCTAGACCTATCCGCCCTCGGGTTTTTAGAGGCCGGGCGCACTGACTTGAGTGCCCACATCTTGGGGTCATCCTCCTCTAGCGCGCCGTTGGTAACGGCTTTGGGTAACAAACCTGGTGTATTGGCGACAAAACTGCACCACAACGGCTTTTAG
- a CDS encoding D-Ala-D-Ala carboxypeptidase family metallohydrolase, which yields MGTWVKETDEAFYLMQGNQWISRIQKRPSAGNPNERVLNVEGMREWFLRSDSPLAMTVSVGTGGPEPEQAGSSSGGQTPPPEGETPLPIGGDTSPEEPGSGAEPAPEPAKNLALRVKSTTYFKLQPKLANELTDAEKVLVTNGTTFNIQYYIDVGKNHWQVQLLEPTLGDKTNRTWYVYTPDIDVLTGVRLRVISDTLFKTEPKISSQLSESQKLFVKNGTQVSLLAFKPAAGDHYEIELADAIAGAEVNTKWYVYSLDTKVDGNRQTLEVTGDTIFKARPVQASQLSDADKVLVKKGTVFLLNSYAQPESNHVRVALQGAFLGPQNRTSWHAYVPDIQISGTELGNRPSDQGPGQPTNPADRGVAMSFPGFTGTYYSNDPIQPKNRYGVRGNFTWGEALHVNRSTGAYRRPANAGVIYNILKVADAMEEIRKMYGDKPLKINSWYRDPATNAAVGGASMSRHLSGDAVDFVVPGVRCYDVYARLNGWWGSRGGLASSSVFTHIDVRGYRARWSYGY from the coding sequence ATGGGTACCTGGGTTAAGGAAACCGATGAAGCTTTTTACTTGATGCAGGGAAACCAGTGGATCTCCCGCATTCAGAAGCGCCCCTCTGCCGGAAACCCCAACGAGCGGGTGCTGAATGTGGAAGGCATGCGGGAGTGGTTTTTGCGATCGGATTCGCCCCTGGCCATGACGGTGTCGGTAGGAACTGGCGGGCCAGAGCCAGAGCAGGCTGGCTCCTCGAGTGGCGGCCAGACTCCACCGCCTGAGGGAGAAACCCCACTCCCCATAGGCGGCGACACCTCGCCCGAAGAGCCTGGTTCAGGAGCAGAACCCGCTCCCGAACCAGCCAAGAACCTGGCGCTGCGAGTTAAGAGCACGACCTACTTTAAGCTCCAGCCCAAGCTGGCCAACGAGCTGACCGATGCCGAGAAGGTGCTGGTCACCAACGGCACGACCTTTAACATTCAGTACTACATCGACGTAGGCAAAAACCACTGGCAGGTGCAGCTGCTCGAACCCACCCTGGGCGATAAAACCAATCGCACCTGGTATGTCTACACCCCAGACATTGATGTGCTGACTGGCGTTCGGCTACGGGTGATCAGCGATACCCTCTTTAAGACCGAGCCTAAAATATCGTCGCAGCTGAGCGAGTCGCAGAAGTTGTTTGTCAAAAACGGCACGCAGGTAAGTCTGCTGGCCTTTAAGCCAGCGGCAGGCGACCACTACGAGATTGAACTCGCTGATGCGATCGCGGGGGCCGAAGTCAACACCAAGTGGTATGTCTACAGCCTCGACACCAAGGTGGACGGCAACCGTCAGACCTTAGAGGTTACAGGCGACACCATCTTTAAGGCTCGGCCAGTGCAAGCTAGCCAGCTCTCTGATGCCGATAAGGTGCTGGTGAAGAAGGGCACGGTGTTCTTGTTGAACTCCTACGCTCAGCCCGAGAGCAACCATGTGCGGGTGGCCCTGCAAGGCGCCTTTCTCGGCCCCCAAAACCGCACGTCTTGGCATGCCTATGTGCCTGATATTCAAATTTCGGGCACCGAGCTTGGCAACCGTCCCAGTGACCAAGGGCCAGGGCAGCCCACTAACCCAGCCGATCGGGGCGTGGCGATGAGCTTCCCTGGGTTTACGGGCACCTACTACTCCAACGACCCGATTCAGCCTAAAAACCGCTACGGGGTGCGGGGCAACTTTACCTGGGGCGAGGCTCTGCACGTCAATCGCTCTACGGGGGCCTACCGTCGCCCCGCCAACGCCGGCGTCATCTACAACATTTTGAAAGTGGCCGATGCCATGGAAGAAATTCGCAAGATGTACGGCGATAAGCCACTAAAGATTAATTCCTGGTATCGTGACCCGGCTACCAACGCAGCGGTCGGCGGAGCCTCGATGTCGCGTCACCTATCAGGCGACGCGGTGGACTTTGTGGTGCCCGGCGTGCGGTGCTATGACGTGTATGCGCGGCTCAACGGCTGGTGGGGCAGCCGGGGCGGCTTGGCCAGCTCTTCAGTGTTTACCCACATCGACGTGCGGGGCTACCGAGCCCGCTGGAGCTACGGCTACTAG
- a CDS encoding alpha/beta hydrolase family protein codes for MLTLALSLGGILVPGLAFLPPPNADLTPDLADFPLVKSYDLGMSNLAQSGDEFDTMPLALTGAIALPPGDSSIPWVVVLHGRHAGCHFQPEATSQWPCDPEPRFDLGFAYLAQSLAEAGYGVLMPNLNAAFSETYGATADTRNDFADQRSGQIIDAHLTRLALAHQGDDAGFEISLTGRVDSTRLAMVGHSMGGGAAALSALQGRTVSGLSPSALVLISPTRSYPMAQRPEAYQLPDVPTAVIAGGCDRDIFDLSSLYYVEMARQQPRTTPVVGLLLTGANHNYFNAAVAEDDYYRRPNNGPLCNPQRSRDRLSRVAQENFLAQYTQAFLRTAWPASGEAALAEVGMAPDRVAPAELFGQPVLTTLVSPNAERYTVFEAENTPASILTAGLKATFCELLTDCQQPSRPYPHFPTLLTLGWDAATESLQVPLEGVNVSDFTSLELRLAPDPSWSLPQGQPAFAVVLRDRQGNAARVEILSMVPALPQFEADPTHGATAPLYPSALRIPLGQFAGVDLAALASVELVFDQVSQGKLHLASIEFVGQN; via the coding sequence ATGCTCACGCTGGCGCTGAGCTTGGGGGGAATACTGGTACCGGGCCTGGCATTCTTGCCGCCCCCTAATGCTGATCTCACCCCTGATCTGGCCGATTTCCCCTTAGTGAAATCCTACGATTTGGGGATGTCTAACCTGGCCCAGAGCGGGGATGAATTTGACACCATGCCGCTGGCGCTGACTGGGGCGATCGCCCTCCCTCCCGGCGATTCCTCTATTCCCTGGGTTGTGGTACTCCATGGTCGCCATGCCGGCTGCCATTTTCAGCCCGAGGCTACTAGCCAGTGGCCCTGTGACCCTGAACCTCGCTTTGATCTGGGCTTTGCCTACCTGGCTCAGTCTTTGGCTGAAGCGGGCTACGGCGTGCTGATGCCTAATCTAAATGCGGCCTTTAGCGAAACCTACGGGGCCACCGCTGACACCCGCAACGACTTTGCTGACCAGCGCAGCGGCCAAATTATTGACGCCCACCTAACCCGCCTGGCCCTGGCCCACCAAGGGGATGATGCCGGCTTTGAAATTTCTCTGACTGGACGGGTTGACTCGACTCGTCTGGCGATGGTGGGTCACTCTATGGGCGGTGGCGCAGCGGCCCTCAGCGCTCTGCAAGGCAGAACCGTCTCTGGCCTCAGCCCGTCGGCCTTGGTGCTGATTAGCCCTACGCGCAGCTACCCCATGGCCCAACGCCCCGAGGCCTATCAGCTACCCGATGTGCCGACGGCGGTGATCGCTGGGGGATGCGATCGCGACATTTTTGACCTTAGCAGCCTCTACTACGTCGAAATGGCCCGCCAGCAGCCCCGCACAACGCCGGTTGTGGGGCTACTGCTGACGGGGGCCAACCACAACTATTTCAACGCTGCTGTGGCGGAGGATGACTACTACCGCAGACCCAACAATGGGCCGTTGTGCAACCCGCAGCGATCGCGCGATCGCCTATCGCGGGTGGCCCAAGAAAATTTTCTTGCTCAGTATACCCAGGCGTTTTTGCGCACCGCCTGGCCTGCCTCTGGGGAGGCAGCCCTCGCTGAGGTGGGCATGGCTCCTGATCGAGTAGCCCCAGCGGAGCTGTTTGGCCAGCCGGTACTTACCACTCTCGTGTCTCCCAATGCCGAACGCTACACCGTGTTTGAGGCCGAGAATACTCCGGCATCTATTCTCACCGCTGGGCTAAAGGCAACCTTCTGCGAACTGTTAACCGATTGCCAGCAGCCCTCGCGGCCCTATCCCCACTTTCCGACCCTGCTCACGCTAGGGTGGGATGCCGCTACAGAATCGCTGCAGGTGCCGTTGGAGGGTGTCAACGTCAGCGACTTTACTAGCCTTGAACTGCGTCTTGCCCCTGACCCATCTTGGTCGCTACCCCAAGGGCAACCAGCGTTTGCGGTGGTGCTGCGCGATCGCCAGGGGAACGCTGCACGGGTTGAAATTCTCTCTATGGTGCCTGCTCTGCCGCAGTTTGAGGCTGACCCTACCCACGGAGCTACAGCGCCTCTCTACCCCAGCGCCCTGCGCATTCCTCTGGGGCAGTTTGCAGGCGTGGATCTAGCGGCGTTGGCGAGTGTCGAGTTGGTGTTTGATCAAGTTTCTCAGGGCAAGCTGCATCTGGCCAGTATTGAGTTTGTGGGGCAGAATTAG
- a CDS encoding SDR family oxidoreductase, whose translation MNAAILGCGYVGKAVAQLWGSQGVKVTATTTNPDRIEELRSIAAAVQVVQGSDAGGIVTLLQDQDTLLICVGAGRQANYEEVYLKTARTVVGALDRAPNLKQIIFTSSYSVYGNYDGAWVREDDPVKPATDNARIMAETEQTLLGAATPDRQVCIFRLGGIYGPGRELVKIYSRAAGTTRPGSGHEGSNWIHLDDIVGAIAHAQTHSLSGLYNLVQDEIPTVRELIDRVCQANNLDPVQWDPSQPSARPYNVRVSNQKLKAAGYTFRHSTFEGI comes from the coding sequence ATGAATGCAGCAATTTTGGGCTGTGGATACGTGGGCAAAGCAGTGGCCCAGCTTTGGGGCAGTCAAGGCGTCAAGGTCACCGCTACCACTACCAACCCCGACCGGATTGAGGAGTTACGTTCCATAGCAGCGGCTGTGCAGGTAGTGCAGGGGTCAGATGCAGGCGGCATTGTCACTCTCCTACAAGATCAAGACACACTGCTCATCTGCGTAGGGGCCGGTCGCCAGGCCAACTACGAAGAAGTCTACTTAAAGACTGCTCGAACGGTTGTGGGCGCTCTCGATCGCGCTCCCAACCTGAAGCAAATTATTTTCACCAGCAGCTATTCCGTGTATGGCAACTACGACGGGGCTTGGGTAAGAGAAGACGACCCAGTTAAACCCGCCACCGATAATGCTCGTATCATGGCCGAGACCGAGCAAACGCTGCTAGGAGCGGCTACACCCGATCGCCAAGTCTGCATCTTCCGCCTCGGCGGCATCTACGGCCCCGGACGAGAGCTGGTCAAAATCTACAGCCGCGCCGCTGGCACAACCCGCCCCGGCTCCGGCCACGAAGGCAGCAACTGGATTCATTTAGACGACATCGTAGGGGCGATCGCCCATGCCCAAACCCACTCCCTCAGCGGCCTCTACAACCTGGTGCAAGACGAGATTCCCACCGTGCGCGAGCTGATCGATCGCGTCTGCCAAGCCAACAACCTAGACCCCGTACAGTGGGATCCATCACAACCCAGTGCTCGACCCTACAACGTGCGCGTGTCGAATCAAAAGCTCAAAGCAGCAGGCTACACCTTTCGCCACAGCACCTTTGAAGGCATTTAG
- the rnc gene encoding ribonuclease III, translating to MLLPSFQNPALLRQALTHSSYANEHPNEGPDYDRLEFLGDGILEVVVRDLIFARYPHLAVGEMSQRCDRLVDEPSLAEIAVQLGIPNQMRLGAGAQHERHNPSVQADIFEAVIGAYRLDADIAAAYSYVEALMSPLIDRALDRQATDPVTELQEYVQAHMGGTLPSYLEKERLGPDHAKVFTLEVWAGGTSYGIGQGRSIKEARKNAAIAALRILKP from the coding sequence ATGCTTCTGCCTAGTTTTCAAAATCCAGCTTTGCTTCGGCAAGCGCTCACCCACAGCAGCTACGCCAACGAACACCCCAACGAAGGCCCCGATTACGATCGCCTAGAGTTTTTGGGCGACGGCATTCTTGAAGTTGTGGTGCGCGACTTAATCTTTGCCCGCTATCCTCACCTGGCAGTGGGAGAAATGTCGCAGCGGTGCGATCGCCTCGTCGATGAGCCTTCCCTCGCAGAGATAGCAGTGCAGCTAGGCATTCCCAACCAAATGCGCCTAGGGGCTGGAGCCCAGCACGAGCGCCACAATCCCAGCGTTCAGGCCGACATATTTGAAGCGGTGATTGGCGCTTACCGCTTAGACGCTGACATTGCCGCCGCCTATAGCTATGTTGAGGCGCTCATGAGCCCCCTGATCGATCGCGCCCTAGACCGTCAGGCCACCGACCCCGTGACCGAGCTGCAAGAATATGTACAGGCCCACATGGGTGGTACATTGCCCAGCTACCTAGAAAAAGAGCGGCTTGGCCCAGACCACGCCAAAGTGTTTACCCTAGAAGTTTGGGCGGGCGGAACAAGCTATGGCATCGGCCAAGGCCGCAGCATCAAAGAAGCACGTAAAAACGCCGCGATCGCAGCACTGAGGATTTTAAAGCCATGA
- a CDS encoding J domain-containing protein: MPSNQLNSLIQKEVSRLAKDYKVDSELLLEFAQFVIENHKKKDKADKKIKPLPMAELKKAVYNYFEVKNTNELKKSSSFKMATDGMEQMNLGLKDSWEVLYRKFIGVLPGEDQEEGYGCINGIDIFKYFLPWRVFDLDPKSASKEDIKKAYHTLSRTYHPDGSGTDDTKVFDRINTMYQSIGAEA, encoded by the coding sequence ATGCCGTCCAACCAGCTTAATTCACTTATTCAAAAAGAGGTCAGTCGCCTCGCCAAGGATTACAAAGTTGACTCTGAATTACTTCTGGAATTTGCTCAATTCGTTATTGAAAATCATAAGAAGAAAGATAAAGCAGATAAGAAAATCAAGCCTTTGCCAATGGCTGAACTTAAAAAGGCTGTTTATAACTATTTTGAGGTTAAAAATACAAATGAGCTGAAGAAATCTAGTTCATTCAAAATGGCCACAGATGGCATGGAGCAAATGAACCTAGGCTTGAAAGATTCTTGGGAAGTTTTATATCGGAAGTTTATCGGCGTTCTTCCTGGAGAAGATCAGGAAGAGGGCTACGGCTGCATCAATGGGATTGATATTTTCAAGTACTTCTTACCTTGGCGAGTATTTGACCTCGATCCAAAGTCGGCTTCAAAAGAAGATATCAAAAAGGCTTATCACACTTTAAGTAGAACGTATCATCCAGACGGCTCGGGCACGGACGACACGAAAGTTTTTGACCGCATCAACACCATGTACCAGAGCATTGGTGCGGAGGCTTAA
- the gltD gene encoding glutamate synthase small subunit produces MGKPTGFMEYLREVAQEVAPADRIRNWDEFHLHMPEENLRTQGARCMDCGTPFCHTGMTISGMASGCPVNNLIPEWNDLVYRGLWEEALERLHKTNNFPEFTGRVCPAPCEGSCVLGITNPPVTIKNIEYSIAEKGWESGWITPTPPQQRTGKKVAVIGSGPAGLAAAAQLNSAGHWVTVYERADRPGGLLMYGIPNMKLDKQQVVQRRLDVLEAEGVTFVCNTEVGKDISAENLLNEFDSVVLCTGSTKPRDLPIEGRELKGIHFAMEFLTANTRSLLDGYPGNDYISAAGKDVVIIGGGDTGTDCVGTSIRHGCNSVTQVEIMPQPPETRSAGNPWPEWPKVYKMDYGQEEAAAMFGDDPRAYLTTATKFEGDEQGNVKAVHTVQIQWGKDENGRFVPQNVPGTEKVVPAHLVLLAMGFLGPEQPLIDALGLEKDGRSNVKAEHEQYTTSIPGVFAAGDCRRGQSLVVWAINEGRGAARECDRYLMGTTELP; encoded by the coding sequence ATGGGAAAACCGACTGGCTTTATGGAATATCTGCGGGAAGTGGCGCAAGAAGTCGCCCCTGCCGATCGCATTCGCAACTGGGACGAGTTCCACCTCCACATGCCGGAGGAAAACCTCCGCACCCAGGGCGCGCGCTGCATGGATTGCGGCACCCCCTTCTGCCACACGGGCATGACCATTAGCGGCATGGCCAGCGGTTGCCCCGTCAACAACCTGATTCCTGAATGGAACGACCTGGTCTATCGCGGCCTGTGGGAAGAAGCCCTGGAGCGACTGCACAAGACCAACAACTTCCCCGAGTTTACCGGGCGCGTTTGCCCCGCCCCCTGCGAGGGTTCTTGCGTGCTAGGCATCACCAACCCCCCGGTGACAATCAAAAATATTGAGTATTCCATTGCCGAAAAGGGCTGGGAATCGGGCTGGATTACCCCCACGCCACCGCAGCAGCGCACGGGCAAGAAAGTCGCGGTGATTGGCTCTGGCCCCGCTGGACTGGCCGCTGCCGCCCAGCTCAACTCGGCAGGCCACTGGGTGACCGTGTACGAACGGGCCGATCGCCCCGGCGGCCTGCTTATGTATGGCATTCCTAACATGAAGCTCGATAAGCAGCAGGTGGTGCAACGCCGCTTAGATGTGCTGGAAGCCGAAGGTGTGACCTTTGTTTGCAACACTGAAGTCGGCAAAGACATTTCAGCTGAAAATCTGCTCAATGAGTTCGACTCTGTAGTGCTCTGCACTGGCTCCACTAAGCCCCGTGACCTGCCCATCGAAGGGCGCGAGCTGAAGGGCATTCACTTTGCGATGGAGTTTCTCACCGCCAATACGCGATCGCTGCTGGATGGCTACCCCGGCAACGACTACATCTCGGCGGCGGGCAAGGATGTGGTAATTATCGGCGGCGGCGACACGGGCACCGACTGCGTGGGCACATCCATTCGCCACGGGTGCAACAGCGTCACCCAGGTGGAAATTATGCCCCAGCCGCCCGAAACCCGCTCGGCGGGCAACCCCTGGCCCGAGTGGCCCAAGGTCTACAAGATGGACTACGGTCAGGAGGAAGCCGCCGCTATGTTTGGCGACGACCCCCGTGCCTACCTGACTACAGCCACCAAGTTTGAGGGCGATGAGCAGGGCAACGTGAAAGCTGTCCACACGGTGCAGATTCAGTGGGGCAAGGACGAAAACGGGCGGTTTGTGCCGCAGAACGTGCCCGGCACCGAGAAGGTTGTTCCCGCCCATCTGGTGCTGCTGGCCATGGGTTTCCTTGGTCCGGAGCAGCCGCTGATCGATGCTTTGGGCCTAGAAAAGGATGGCCGCAGCAATGTGAAGGCTGAGCATGAGCAGTACACCACTTCAATTCCGGGCGTGTTTGCGGCTGGGGATTGTCGTCGGGGCCAGAGCCTAGTGGTGTGGGCGATCAATGAAGGGCGTGGGGCGGCGCGGGAGTGCGATCGCTACCTGATGGGCACCACTGAGCTGCCCTAG